The following are encoded together in the Pectobacterium punjabense genome:
- a CDS encoding DNA-methyltransferase, with translation MYYKNGLFSAIGIDPADKKKLNAFCKISGVPVARLKYYDEENIYPSGSDLIKICTASGLNDVLLKLKMGFVDASLMNVLRSKSDEIYSIINSEIKGDNLVNNVNFNFQTKLGKLYQGDCIEFLKSVDSDSVDMIFADPPFNLDKIYPSGMDDNLKHDKYIGWCQEWIYQCVRVLKHGGSFFIWNLPKWNTELSAYLSGMLTFRHWIATDIKYSLPIQSKLYPSHYSMLYYIKGKKPNVFHPDRLPMQVCPKCYGDLKDYGGYKDKMNPKGVNMTDIWYDIPPVRHAKYKRREGSNELSIKLLDRVIEMSTNEGDVILDPFGGSGTTYIAAEIKNRKWIGSELGPLDVIIDRFNRIDEESKIVDNYRSQINNLFPDNIKAKRKQRKIWTDDDFNK, from the coding sequence ATGTATTATAAAAATGGTCTTTTTTCAGCGATAGGTATTGATCCAGCTGATAAAAAGAAACTAAATGCATTCTGTAAAATCTCTGGGGTTCCGGTTGCAAGGTTGAAATATTATGATGAGGAAAACATTTACCCGTCAGGTAGTGATCTTATTAAAATTTGTACCGCATCGGGGTTGAATGATGTTTTATTAAAGCTAAAAATGGGGTTTGTTGATGCCTCATTAATGAATGTGTTACGAAGTAAATCAGATGAAATTTATTCTATAATTAATTCTGAGATTAAAGGTGATAACTTAGTTAATAATGTTAATTTCAACTTTCAAACGAAATTAGGTAAGTTATATCAAGGCGATTGCATTGAGTTTTTGAAAAGCGTCGATAGCGATAGCGTGGACATGATTTTTGCCGATCCACCTTTTAATTTGGATAAAATTTATCCGTCAGGTATGGATGATAATTTGAAGCACGATAAATATATCGGATGGTGTCAAGAATGGATTTATCAGTGCGTTCGAGTTTTAAAGCATGGGGGAAGTTTTTTTATTTGGAATCTGCCAAAATGGAATACTGAACTTTCTGCATATTTATCTGGAATGTTGACTTTTAGACATTGGATTGCTACGGATATAAAGTATAGTCTCCCTATTCAAAGTAAGCTATATCCCTCTCATTATTCAATGCTTTATTACATTAAAGGAAAGAAGCCGAATGTTTTCCATCCAGATAGATTGCCAATGCAGGTTTGTCCTAAATGTTATGGTGATTTAAAAGATTATGGTGGATATAAAGATAAAATGAACCCTAAAGGGGTGAATATGACTGATATTTGGTATGACATTCCACCTGTAAGGCATGCGAAATATAAAAGGCGAGAAGGCTCTAATGAACTTTCAATTAAATTATTAGATCGTGTAATTGAAATGTCTACGAATGAAGGTGATGTCATACTTGATCCATTTGGTGGTTCAGGAACAACATATATAGCTGCTGAAATAAAAAATAGAAAGTGGATTGGGTCAGAACTAGGCCCATTGGATGTAATCATAGATAGATTTAATAGGATTGATGAGGAAAGTAAAATCGTCGATAACTATCGTTCACAAATAAATAATTTATTTCCTGACAATATTAAAGCTAAAAGAAAGCAGAGAAAAATATGGACAGATGATGACTTTAATAAATAA
- a CDS encoding helix-turn-helix domain-containing protein — MAPETAFGIVLKRQRLASGLSQEQLGLNSNLDRTFISLLERGQRQPSLTSIIMLSKSLNISPAEFLTLTMELINEDKK; from the coding sequence ATGGCACCAGAAACGGCATTTGGCATTGTATTAAAAAGACAAAGATTGGCTTCTGGTCTGTCTCAAGAGCAGTTAGGCCTAAACAGCAACCTCGATAGAACATTCATATCATTGTTGGAACGTGGGCAAAGACAGCCCTCTCTGACATCGATAATTATGTTAAGTAAAAGTCTAAATATATCGCCGGCTGAATTTTTAACACTTACTATGGAGCTAATTAATGAAGATAAAAAGTGA
- a CDS encoding restriction endonuclease — MKIKSEITLIKNGVFANSKVVAKIKNDIHDAILKVVWPLGNDRFSINPIRKGNGVKPIKKECMDYLYDRGWTLEKRLKISSERNAGPIDATYSVKNYAYFAVEWETGNISSSHRALNKICLGMLNGSLLGGTLILPSRELYPFLTDRIGNYLELSPYFEVWKNINIANGYLSVIEIEHDEVNTNIQLIPKGTDGWANFN, encoded by the coding sequence ATGAAGATAAAAAGTGAAATAACTCTAATTAAAAATGGTGTTTTTGCAAATTCAAAAGTCGTTGCAAAGATAAAAAATGACATACATGATGCAATCCTAAAAGTAGTGTGGCCTCTCGGCAATGATCGCTTCTCTATTAATCCTATCCGCAAAGGAAATGGGGTCAAACCTATAAAAAAAGAGTGTATGGATTACTTATACGATAGAGGGTGGACCTTAGAGAAAAGATTAAAAATATCTTCTGAAAGAAATGCTGGTCCAATTGATGCGACATATTCTGTTAAAAATTACGCTTATTTCGCCGTCGAATGGGAAACCGGAAATATTTCTTCATCACATAGAGCATTAAATAAAATTTGTTTAGGAATGCTAAATGGGTCTCTACTTGGTGGGACACTAATTTTACCTTCTCGTGAATTATATCCATTTCTAACAGACAGGATAGGTAATTATCTTGAATTATCACCTTACTTCGAGGTTTGGAAAAACATCAATATAGCCAATGGATACTTGTCAGTAATAGAAATTGAACATGACGAGGTGAATACCAATATTCAATTAATACCAAAAGGAACAGATGGGTGGGCAAATTTTAATTGA
- a CDS encoding IS630 family transposase encodes MPIIAAIPDEERRLMRKEAQQTRDKNHSRRLIALLMLHRGMTVTDVARLLCAARSSVGRWINWFTLYGVEGLKSLKPGRTPCWPVTDILPILPLLVQRSPQDFGWLRSRWSTELLALIVNRLFNVALHPTTLHRYLRQAGIVWRRAAPTLKIKDPYYEEKRLAIEQAVVRKQPTHPVFYQDEVDIDLNPKIGTDWMLKGQQKRVTTPGHNQKYYLAGALHSDTGRVHYVGGSKKSSDLFINLLEMLRRTYRRAKTITLVVDNYIIHKSRKVERWLEKNTKFRLLFLPTYSPWLNPIELLWLSLHETITRNHQCRYMWQLLEQVKLFMNAASPFPGNQHGLAKVEQ; translated from the coding sequence ATGCCGATCATAGCAGCAATCCCTGATGAAGAACGACGACTAATGCGTAAAGAAGCCCAACAAACTCGCGATAAAAACCATTCCAGACGACTCATCGCCCTACTGATGCTGCATCGGGGAATGACCGTCACCGACGTCGCCAGACTGCTCTGTGCGGCTCGCTCTTCCGTCGGGAGATGGATAAATTGGTTTACTTTATACGGTGTTGAAGGGCTAAAGAGCCTCAAGCCCGGACGAACACCATGCTGGCCAGTCACGGATATCCTGCCTATTTTGCCGCTTCTGGTTCAGCGTTCTCCTCAGGACTTTGGCTGGCTGCGTTCTCGTTGGAGCACGGAGTTATTGGCACTTATTGTTAATCGGCTTTTTAATGTAGCGCTTCATCCTACCACGCTGCACCGCTACCTGAGACAGGCTGGTATTGTCTGGCGCAGAGCCGCGCCAACACTGAAAATCAAAGACCCGTATTATGAGGAAAAGCGACTCGCCATCGAACAGGCGGTCGTCCGGAAGCAGCCGACCCATCCGGTATTTTATCAGGATGAAGTGGATATCGACCTGAACCCGAAAATCGGCACGGACTGGATGCTCAAAGGGCAACAGAAACGAGTGACTACGCCGGGACATAACCAAAAGTATTATCTGGCAGGGGCACTGCATTCGGATACGGGACGAGTCCATTACGTCGGCGGCAGTAAAAAGAGTTCTGATTTATTTATCAATCTGTTAGAGATGTTACGGCGGACATATCGGCGAGCGAAAACCATTACGCTGGTCGTTGATAACTACATCATTCATAAAAGCCGCAAGGTGGAACGGTGGCTGGAAAAAAATACGAAGTTCCGGTTGTTGTTCCTGCCCACGTATTCGCCGTGGCTGAATCCAATCGAGTTGCTGTGGTTGTCGTTACACGAGACCATAACGCGTAACCATCAGTGCCGGTATATGTGGCAGTTACTGGAACAGGTAAAGCTATTTATGAATGCCGCTTCGCCGTTCCCCGGCAATCAGCATGGTCTGGCTAAAGTGGAGCAGTAA
- a CDS encoding methyl-accepting chemotaxis protein, with protein sequence MSVANWRIGYRLGIGFTGLIAMLFAVGILSIMKLSDFNQSAKLIVTDTYADTVDANNLRNVVNQTVIAYEGLLLASDEKQLRDVLNTIEDIRKNGGVLLKKIDQDTQATNDPNLSKIMSDMLLIRNDFIASGNKIITMMTAGDREAALAEFHDRLDNTQRQFSAQILRYVDYKDDGMTRTLHVMDADFGSSRLFLLVFMGIGALLGAIAAWLITRSVTHPIQEALTIAERVAKGDLTSQVVIDRQDETGQLLTALDNMNTSLRYIVSQVRDGSEAISTAASQIAAGNQDLSARTEEQASSLEQTASSMEELTSTIKNTADNTRQATAVSHQSSEAAKTSSDVMASVTHKMRGIRDSSHRMAEIIGVIDGIAFQTNILALNAAVEAARAGEQGRGFAVVASEVRSLAQRSATAAKEIKELIDDSVNKVQEGMQLVDSAEATMNTLTGHVSDVNAIIAEISQASQEQSDGISQINIAVGQIDTTTQQNAALVEESAAAALSLQSQATTLTQTVSAFKLTSQATVGRRSLAPELALETAGKLAHQALAKPKNDSQDWTSF encoded by the coding sequence ATGAGTGTGGCTAACTGGCGTATTGGTTATCGACTGGGAATCGGCTTCACAGGGCTAATTGCCATGCTGTTCGCTGTCGGTATCTTATCAATAATGAAACTGTCCGATTTCAATCAAAGCGCCAAACTGATTGTTACGGATACCTATGCAGATACCGTTGATGCAAATAACCTGCGCAATGTAGTTAATCAAACCGTGATTGCCTATGAAGGTTTATTATTGGCTTCCGACGAGAAACAGTTACGTGATGTACTCAACACTATAGAAGATATTCGCAAGAATGGTGGTGTCTTATTAAAAAAGATCGATCAGGACACCCAGGCAACTAACGATCCCAATCTCAGCAAAATCATGTCTGACATGCTATTGATAAGAAACGATTTCATCGCGTCAGGCAATAAAATCATCACTATGATGACGGCAGGCGACCGTGAAGCGGCGCTGGCGGAGTTCCACGATCGTTTGGATAATACGCAACGTCAGTTTAGCGCACAAATCCTCCGTTACGTTGATTACAAAGATGATGGCATGACGCGAACGCTGCATGTCATGGACGCCGATTTTGGAAGCTCGCGTTTATTCTTGCTGGTTTTCATGGGTATCGGCGCATTGCTCGGTGCTATCGCTGCATGGTTGATTACACGTAGCGTGACCCACCCCATCCAAGAGGCATTGACCATCGCCGAACGCGTGGCGAAAGGCGATCTGACCTCGCAAGTCGTTATCGATCGTCAAGATGAAACCGGCCAGCTATTAACTGCGTTGGATAACATGAATACCAGCCTGCGCTATATTGTGAGCCAGGTTCGCGACGGGTCGGAAGCCATTTCGACAGCAGCCTCACAGATCGCAGCCGGTAATCAGGATTTGTCAGCCCGTACTGAAGAGCAAGCCAGTTCACTGGAACAAACCGCCTCATCAATGGAAGAGCTCACCTCTACCATCAAAAATACGGCAGACAATACACGTCAGGCAACGGCGGTTTCCCATCAGTCCTCAGAGGCAGCCAAGACCAGCAGTGATGTGATGGCCTCAGTGACGCACAAAATGCGCGGTATCCGCGATTCATCACATCGAATGGCAGAAATTATCGGCGTGATTGACGGCATCGCCTTCCAGACCAATATTCTGGCGCTGAACGCCGCCGTTGAGGCGGCACGCGCGGGCGAACAGGGTCGCGGTTTCGCGGTCGTCGCCAGCGAGGTACGTTCTCTGGCACAACGCAGTGCCACAGCGGCGAAAGAGATCAAAGAATTGATTGATGATTCAGTGAATAAGGTACAGGAAGGGATGCAACTGGTCGATTCTGCCGAAGCGACGATGAATACTCTGACCGGCCATGTCTCTGACGTCAATGCCATCATTGCCGAGATTTCTCAGGCAAGTCAGGAACAAAGCGACGGTATCAGCCAGATTAATATTGCCGTTGGACAAATTGATACCACCACGCAGCAAAATGCCGCGCTGGTAGAAGAGTCGGCTGCGGCAGCACTATCATTACAATCTCAGGCCACGACGCTAACGCAAACGGTCAGTGCCTTTAAACTGACGTCACAGGCTACGGTAGGGCGGCGATCTTTGGCACCAGAATTGGCCCTTGAAACAGCAGGCAAGCTAGCCCACCAGGCTTTAGCAAAACCCAAGAATGATTCACAGGACTGGACGTCGTTCTAA
- a CDS encoding AI-2E family transporter codes for MNIKGLTKGFFILILFAVTLAFFDILAPYYSAILWAAVLAIIFHPLKSKIRQKLNDRNGIASLLTVLIIFLIVFIPLGIIVSSLVVEINGVYTRLQDSNTQFPVVLAELLQHLPKWARHFLTEHNLDNAAKIQQELSQVALKGGQYLAGSVLLIGKGTFTFFIGFGVMLYLLFFLLKDGSYLVNLILESLPLSTHVKHHLLVKFAAVSRATVKGTAVVAIVQGTLGGIAFSIAGIEGSLLWGSLMAFLSLIPAVGSAIIWVPAAVFLFATNMLWQAIFIVAFFVLVIGLVDNILRPLLVGKDTKMPDYLILIATLGGMEIYGINGFVIGPLIAALFIACWNILSGRDNQENIEGIDEDFIEEGRLYASTVNPEGADATASQPLDSKTATERRGESQDVENKKAE; via the coding sequence GTGAATATTAAAGGGCTTACGAAGGGATTCTTCATCCTGATCCTATTTGCCGTCACACTGGCGTTTTTTGACATACTGGCGCCGTATTATTCCGCCATTTTATGGGCGGCAGTGTTGGCCATTATCTTCCATCCGCTGAAAAGCAAGATTCGGCAAAAATTGAACGATCGCAACGGCATCGCTTCGCTGCTGACCGTTCTGATTATCTTCCTGATCGTCTTCATTCCATTGGGGATCATTGTTTCCTCGCTGGTGGTTGAGATTAACGGGGTTTACACCCGATTGCAGGACAGTAATACCCAATTTCCGGTGGTGTTAGCGGAGCTGCTTCAGCATCTGCCCAAATGGGCACGCCATTTCCTGACGGAACACAATCTGGATAACGCTGCCAAAATACAGCAAGAGCTTTCTCAGGTGGCGCTGAAAGGGGGGCAATATTTGGCAGGGAGCGTGCTCCTGATCGGCAAAGGGACATTCACCTTCTTCATTGGCTTTGGGGTGATGCTCTACCTGCTCTTTTTCCTTCTGAAAGATGGTTCCTATCTGGTGAACCTGATTCTGGAATCGTTGCCGCTTTCCACCCACGTTAAACATCACCTGCTGGTGAAATTTGCTGCCGTATCGCGGGCGACGGTGAAAGGTACAGCCGTCGTGGCGATTGTGCAGGGAACGCTGGGCGGCATTGCGTTCTCTATCGCGGGGATAGAAGGTAGCTTGTTATGGGGCTCGCTGATGGCGTTCCTGTCGTTGATCCCCGCTGTGGGTTCGGCGATTATCTGGGTACCTGCCGCCGTCTTCCTGTTCGCTACAAATATGCTCTGGCAGGCCATCTTCATCGTCGCATTCTTTGTGCTGGTGATTGGGCTGGTGGATAACATTCTGCGTCCGCTGCTGGTGGGGAAAGACACAAAAATGCCGGATTACCTGATTCTGATCGCCACGCTGGGCGGCATGGAAATCTACGGTATTAACGGTTTTGTGATTGGTCCGCTCATTGCTGCGCTGTTCATCGCCTGCTGGAACATTCTGTCTGGCCGCGATAATCAGGAAAATATTGAAGGTATTGATGAAGACTTTATCGAAGAGGGTCGCCTGTATGCGAGTACAGTGAATCCAGAAGGCGCTGATGCGACGGCGAGTCAGCCTTTGGATAGCAAGACGGCAACGGAGCGAAGGGGGGAAAGCCAGGACGTGGAAAATAAGAAGGCAGAGTGA
- a CDS encoding GrpB family protein, with product MGRRTIAVVDYDPYWVTNYATEARALTQALGAVAVRVHHIGSTAVPELPAKPVIDMLLEVVSLSELDRLDCAMIDLGYHPRGENGMAGRRYYTKGGEARTHHLHAFVVGDEHVQRHLAFRDYLRANPSVCAEYAAVKRAAALACGNDAAVYSQLKNDFIATHEARA from the coding sequence ATGGGCAGACGAACAATAGCCGTGGTGGATTACGATCCATATTGGGTGACGAATTACGCAACAGAGGCGAGAGCGCTAACGCAGGCGCTCGGCGCGGTTGCGGTGAGAGTGCATCACATCGGCAGTACGGCCGTACCAGAGCTACCCGCTAAACCGGTGATTGATATGTTGTTGGAAGTGGTTTCGCTGTCCGAGTTGGACAGGCTAGATTGCGCCATGATAGATTTGGGCTATCATCCGCGCGGCGAAAATGGCATGGCGGGACGCCGTTACTACACCAAGGGCGGCGAGGCGCGTACTCATCATCTTCACGCTTTTGTGGTGGGTGACGAGCATGTTCAGCGGCACCTGGCTTTTCGTGATTACCTGCGAGCTAATCCTTCCGTGTGTGCGGAATACGCGGCAGTAAAGCGTGCCGCGGCGCTGGCATGTGGCAACGATGCCGCAGTGTATAGTCAGTTAAAAAATGACTTTATTGCAACGCATGAGGCACGTGCATAG